AAGGCCCGCGTGCACAGGCCCGCTCTGGATTACATCCGATCGCGGCGCCGTCAGCCAGTGAAACCGCTCGGATGGCGGGGCGAGCGCCACCGGGCCCGCGTCCGCCACGCCCTCGCAGATCGCGCGGATTCCTTCCAGGTACCTGCCCAGCAGTTCCAGATCACGCACCACGCACCGCGCCTTGAGCTCATCCGCATCCACCAACAATTGGATGCCGAGAAAGTCCTTGGTACGCGCGTGCAGCAGCACTCCCACCGGCACGCCGATGCCCAGGTGCGGATGCGGAACGACCTTGAGGACCGCGAAGCTGTACGCGCTCCACGCCGGAGCCGTCGCGTCGCTCATCGGCGGCTGGAAAGGCGGGGCGGCGGCTCGCGGCGGCGGACCTCGCGCGCGTTGATCGCCTC
This portion of the Longimicrobium terrae genome encodes:
- a CDS encoding DUF3037 domain-containing protein, with protein sequence MSDATAPAWSAYSFAVLKVVPHPHLGIGVPVGVLLHARTKDFLGIQLLVDADELKARCVVRDLELLGRYLEGIRAICEGVADAGPVALAPPSERFHWLTAPRSDVIQSGPVHAGLCLNPAEALAELFAVHVRGEEVRSEPRIS